A stretch of Podospora bellae-mahoneyi strain CBS 112042 chromosome 5, whole genome shotgun sequence DNA encodes these proteins:
- a CDS encoding hypothetical protein (EggNog:ENOG503NV98; COG:Q) has protein sequence MDFLIDAELSNSTILGLAAASFVIWYVVTAFTAWYRLRHLPGPTLAKFSFLWQAHTIVTQQVSSRYINLREYGPLVVVAPGTVVTNDPDVLRKISAARSTYKRSVWYAGAKFTHDSDSMGTQVDTAAHDILKAKTAGPYAGRETEGGLERAVDAQLVRLVDLIRRKYLSTPGELRSIDFAKLSRCFTMDVISGLVFGKPWGHLDEGEDVLGWIGTMDKLLPMMSVGLELPALRDIMIPKYGLLRWFGPKTSDKSGLGVVMKHVNETIRERFQNKDKPTKDMMSGFIRNGMTRSECEGEAILAVLAGNDTTASTIRSSMLYLMATPHAYARFKKEIKEAVEQGKVSSPITNEEAQKLPYTQAVMYETFRIGNAVTFGHYKVVPRGGDTLAGYYLPGGTNIGHNTLGLTHNKKIFGEDADIFRPERFLECRADQKTGMMRALEIIWGGGRWTCAGKNVALIELNKTAFELMRHFDFQVVNVHNPVKERAYISKLHDDMFVRISEADWSCI, from the exons ATGGACTTCCTTATCGACGCAGAGCTGAGCAACAGTACCATCCTCGGACTAGCGGCAGCATCCTTTGTGATCTGGTATGTTGTGACGGCTTTCACAGCTTGGTATCGTCTCCGCCACCTTCCAGGGCCCACGCTGGCCAAGTTCTCCTTCTTGTGGCAAGCCCATACTATCGTAACACAACAGGTGTCCTCGCGCTATATCAACCTCCGAGAATATGGTCCTCTCGTGGTCGTAGCGCCCGGCACGGTTGTCACTAATGATCCGGATGTTCTCCGCAAGATTTCGGCGGCTCGATCGACATATAAGCGTTCTGTCTGGTACGCCGGCGCCAAGTTCACACACGACAGTGACAGTATGGGAACCCAAGTGGACACTGCTGCTCACGACATACTCAAGGCAAAGACAGCAGGGCCCTATGCTGGCCGTGAAACTGAAGGTGGCCTAGAGAGGGCTGTTGATGCTCAGCTTGTCCGCCTGGTCGACCTCATCCGCCGGAAATATCTCTCCACTCCCGGCGAGCTTCGCTCCATTGACTTTGCCAAGCTGTCAAGATGCTTCACCATGGATGTCATCTCGGGTTTGGTATTCGGAAAGCCGTGGGGTCATCTTGATGAG GGCGAGGACGTTCTAGGGTGGATAGGGACTATGGACAAGCTTCTGCCTATGATGTCAGTGGGGCTTGAACTCCCTGCCCTTCGGGACATTATGATACCAAAGTACGGACTTTTGCGCTGGTTCGGACCAAAGACCAGTGACAAATCTGGGTTGGGGGTCGTTATGAA ACATGTCAATGAAACCATTCGAGAGCGGTTTCAAAACAAGGACAAGCCCACCAAAGACATGATG AGCGGGTTCATTCGCAACGGCATGACCAGAAGCGAATGCGAAGGAGAGGCCATCCTTGCTGTCCTTGCAGGTAATGATACAACGGCA AGCACGATTCGGTCGTCCATGCTCTATCTCATGGCCACGCCGCATGCCTATGCTCGGTTCAAAAAGGAGATCAAAGAGGCCGTCGAACAGGGCAAGGTCTCGAGTCCGATCACCAACGAGGAGGCCCAGAAGTTGCCTTACACGCAGGCCGTCATGTATGAAACCTTCCGCATTGGTAACGCCGTCACATTCGGCCATTACAAAGTAGTTCCAAGGGGAGGCGATACGCTTGCTGGCTACTACTTGCCTGGTGGGACAAATATTGGCCACAACACTTTGGGGTTGACGCACAACAAGAAAATCTTTGGAGAGGATGCTGATATATTTCGGCCGGAGCGCTTCCTCGAATGCCGGGCGGATCAGAAAACAGGAATGATGCGAGCATTGGAGATAATTTGGGGTGGTGGCCGATGGACATGTGCGGGTAAAAATGTGGCCTTGATTGAGTTGAACAAGACCGCTTTTGAG TTGATGAGACACTTTGACTTTCAGGTTGTGAATGTCCACAACCCAGTTAAAGAAAGGGCCTACATTTCAAAACTACATGACGACATGTTTGTCAGGATTTCTGAGGCGGATTGGAGCTGTATTTGA
- a CDS encoding hypothetical protein (EggNog:ENOG503PQIK) → MVQRALSHRRSSNRTLEIDVSSAAAVPTTTPGSTASYVTIPIRVSSVRGRSESTLPLSRHHLSRRSDSVSTTTSSVSSSYRETRYLNRENMVEEAVIDDEVLKMEGEGVN, encoded by the coding sequence ATGGTTCAACGCGCCCTCAGTcaccgccgcagcagcaaccgcaCCCTAGAAATCGATGTcagctccgccgccgccgtcccaacaacaacacccggCAGCACAGCCAGCTAtgtcaccatccccatccgcGTCTCTTCTGTCAGGGGCCGGAGTGAATCCACCCTGCCATTGTCAAGACACCACCTCTCTCGGCGCTCAGACAGCGTCAGCACGACTACCTCTTCTGTGTCTTCGAGTTACAGGGAGACGAGGTATTTAAATCGGGAGAatatggtggaggaggctgttaTTGATGATGAGGTTCTTAAGatggagggcgagggggtaAATTag
- a CDS encoding hypothetical protein (EggNog:ENOG503P2WP) has protein sequence MSTTLLPFLYQTRTLQRISRHAAPNPALRAFVHTTAATNLPLRPSSYMPPRRSSRPSRTGSYRRGPASGGPKRESIPFELPEDYERPPPRELNHLLTEAGDRSTITPTERDAFKAIFEEIAAKQSPSSHQDPSLLKPTQQRWPKSDAALDLPAQPSASETIDIIMQDAADVEARNTRQLQHPYGKSHPMTQAANTNDWNKALLRFPPSLRDAARRALNITEAEELKSPDGYSESAASRVGADPDMVLNPLGKSVQHEALRRAERARVEGMMQATKTDFELWDILEKEVFPMVARFGLDKLEPSVLKTKGRNGKKADTAPPAANAEENAPGNDLFPLHIYGPLYPRYLLAALRLFHQRFSHPSPLALNILPRVKELGPASYVLGASTPFYNELVRILWYRYGNAEGVLNMFEEMRMAGMVFDADSLKVLNAISSWVRASETGKQGPFLKELVSLPEWEYGMQARLRHWGNSMQDQRKYLASAI, from the coding sequence ATGTCAACAACACTTCTCCCATTTCTCTACCAGACCCGGACCCTGCAGAGGATATCTCGGCATGCCGCTCCAAATCCAGCATTGCGAGCCTTTGTGCACACCACAGCGGCGACAAACCTGCCCCTCAGACCGTCTTCATATATGCCCCCAAGGAGATCCTCCCGTCCAAGCAGAACAGGATCTTACAGGCGAGGCCCTGCTTCCGGTGGCCCGAAAAGAGAATCCATCCCCTTCGAGCTTCCAGAAGACTACGAGCGACCCCCTCCCAGAGAATTGAACCATCTTCTCACAGAGGCTGGAGATCGATCGACCATCACACCCACCGAGCGTGATGCCTTCAAGGCTATCTTTGAAGAAATTGCCGCCAAGCAGTCACCTTCGAGCCATCAAGACCCCTCGCTCCTCAAGCCTACGCAGCAGCGCTGGCCCAAGAGCGATGCGGCCTTGGATTTACCAGCCCAGCCGTCAGCTAGTGAGACAatcgacatcatcatgcaAGATGCCGCCGACGTCGAAGCGAGAAATACTAGACAGCTCCAACATCCCTACGGCAAGAGTCACCCCATGACACAAGCAGCCAACACCAATGACTGGAACAAAGCTCTCTTGCGCTTTCCGCCGAGCCTCCGTGATGCTGCCCGCCGAgccctcaacatcaccgaagccgaggagctcaagaGCCCCGATGGGTATTCAGAAAGTGCCGCCTCCCGCGTTGGAGCTGACCCCGACATGGTGCTCAACCCACTCGGCAAGTCCGTTCAGCACGAAGCTCTCCGCCGTGCCGAGCGCGCGCGAGTCGAAGGGATGATGCAGGCCACAAAAACAGACTTTGAGCTGTGGGATATTTTAGAAAAGGAGGTCTTTCCAATGGTGGCCAGGTTTGGGTTGGACAAGCTGGAGCCATCCGTGTTGAAGACGAAGGGACGCAATGGCAAAAAAGCTGATACGGCTCCTCCTGCGGCCAACGCCGAGGAAAACGCACCAGGCAATGACCTATTTCCCCTGCACATCTACGGTCCACTGTACCCCCGCTATCTTCTAGCCGCCCTCCGTCTGTTCCACCAAAGATTTTCCCACCCATCACCGCTGGCCTTGAACATTTTACCGCGCGTCAAGGAGCTTGGGCCGGCAAGCTACGTTTTGGGGGCCAGCACGCCCTTTTACAACGAGCTAGTGAGGATTTTGTGGTATAGGTACGGCAATGCCGAAGGTGTGCTAAACATGTTTGAGGAGATGCGTATGGCCGGCATGGTATTTGACGCCGACTCGCTCAAGGTGTTGAATGCCATCTCGTCGTGGGTCAGAGCAAGCGAGACGGGGAAGCAGGGTCCTTTTCTCAAGGAGTTGGTCTCGTTGCCCGAGTGGGAATATGGGATGCAGGCGAGGCTGAGGCATTGGGGAAATTCGATGCAAGATCAGCGAAAGTACTTGGCCAGTGCCATTTAG